One window of Nicotiana tomentosiformis chromosome 11, ASM39032v3, whole genome shotgun sequence genomic DNA carries:
- the LOC104085680 gene encoding extensin-1-like produces MTSIGKLGQWPLLVTALAICFIASAVVADYSYGYASPSPSYNSKKYYKSPSPPKYLVPTPYYKSPAIAKHYYKSPAPAKYYKSPALAKYYKSSAPVKYYKSPAPSKNYYNSPSPAKYYKAPAPAKYYKSPAPAKYYKSPAPAKYYKAPIPTKYYKLPAPAKYYKSPAPSKNYYKSLAPSKNYYKSPSPAKYYKSPTPSKYYKSPPPPKYYKSPIYYKSPPPPTYYEKSPSYYKSPPPPPTYYEQSPKSPPPQPKYYEQSQSSYKSPPPPPKYYEQPSPYNSPPPPPKYYEQSPINYKSPSPPYYKESTLSYKSPPLPSKYYEQSPITYNLPSLPKTYEKLPSYYSPPPPTNYYKQTPIYASPPPPAKYEQSATYVSPPPATYY; encoded by the coding sequence ATGACAAGCATAGGGAAACTGGGGCAATGGCCTTTACTTGTAACTGCTTTGGCAATTTGCTTTATAGCCAGCGCTGTTGTTGCTGATTACTCTTATGGGTATGCTTCTCCCTCACCTTCTTATAACTCTAAGAAGTATTACAAATCACCATCTCCGCCCAAGTACCTAGTACCTACTCCTTACTATAAGTCACCTGCTATTGCAAAACACTATTACAAGTCACCAGCTCCCGCAAAATACTATAAATCTCCAGCTCTCGCAAAATATTATAAGTCGTCAGCTCCCGTAAAATACTACAAGTCGCCAGCTCCTTCGAAGAACTACTACAACTCGCCATCACCTGCAAAGTACTACAAAGCGCCAGCTCCCGCAAAATACTACAAGTCGCCAGCTCCCGCAAAATATTACAAGTCGCCAGCTCCCGCAAAATACTACAAGGCGCCAATtcccacaaaatactacaaattGCCAGCTCCCGCAAAATACTACAAGTCGCCAGCTCCTTCAAAGAACTACTACAAGTCGTTAGCTCCTTCAAAGAACTACTACAAGTCGCCATCACCAGCAAAGTACTACAAATCGCCTACTCCCTCTAAATATTATAAGTCACCGCCAccaccaaaatattacaagtcccCAATTTACTATAAATCTCCACCACCACCAACTTATTATGAGAAATCACCTTCGTATTACAAGTCACCTCCACCTCCTCCAACATACTATGAGCAATCACCTAAGTCACCTCCACCCCAACCAAAATACTACGAGCAATCACAATCTTCTTACAAATCTCCTCCACCTCCACCAAAATATTATGAGCAACCATCGCCATACAActctccaccaccaccaccaaaatACTATGAGCAATCACCAATCAATTATAAGTCTCCATCTCCACCGTACTACAAAGAATCTACACTTTCTTACAAATCTCCTCCACTTCCATCAAAATACTACGAGCAATCACCTATAACTTACAACTTACCATCTCTGCCAAAGACTTATGAAAAATTGCCATCATACTACTCACCTCCACCACCAACGAACTACTATAAGCAAACTCCTATCTATGCCTCACCTCCACCACCTGCAAAATACGAGCAATCTGCCACCTATGTTTCACCTCCCCCAGCAACCTACTACTAA